Within Mercenaria mercenaria strain notata chromosome 15, MADL_Memer_1, whole genome shotgun sequence, the genomic segment CCAGAAAGTAAACTCGAACTAGTTTCGGAAGAACGTTTCCTATATTTGATTCAAGCACTTAAAGAATGTACCTTAACTGACAAACATCTAGAAAAGTccttatatatataattgtatcgATATTCTGAGTCTCTGTATCGATACATCATTGACTTGACCATACCGTCGTGACTATCGAACGATCACGAGTGCAACACGATCAACATCATAAGCATAACTTGGAGTTTAGATGTCTTAACTCTTTGGATAGCAGCAATAAGGAACAGAATGTTATTAATAATGGTTAAGGAGGCAATTAGAGATATTAAGAGATACCATGCGTTATTGCGTGATCCgtgcaacaacaaaaaatctacCGACATACTCACCTATGATTAATTAATATAAAGTAAATGCGTGCTGGATTTCTTTTTGGGTCTTAGATTGTCTAGTGATGTTTTTGTTATcatatgtagcatcattattgaccaaCCTAATGTGCCGAATGCCTAAGGTTAGACAGCTTACTTTAAATCATTTGACCATACCTTGTTCaaaaaaccgcctcggtagcctagtggtagagcatccgcttcgagtgcgggaggtcgtgggttcgatccccggcgcgtcataccaaagacgttaaaaaatggtactagcagcttcctcgcttggtgctcagcattaaggggatagtgctaggactggtcagcccggtgttagtataatgtgactgggtggggtatcatgccacgtgtctacggcgtgatattccagtgaggcagtactataaagttaggcattgtgctcactgctacaagtagaaaccgtcgtttatatgactgaaaaattgttgaaaaagacgttaaacccgaacacacacacacacacacacaccttgtCCAGTCACAACAATATGAATTCATTAATAAACATGTTTGTTAGGGAAGATAAGTGCACATAAATATTAAACCTAAGATTCCGTTAGTAAGTGCAAAGTTATAGGCATCGATTTGATTGAAATGCGCTGATGAAACACATTCTAAAGACAAAAAGCTTTACAGGATTGAAGCTGTTCAGACTTCGAGTTTAAGAACACTTGTTGTTCTTGTATGTGTCAAAATGGAATGTTTATTTATAAGATATTTACAGTACTACAATAGTCTCCGTTTTTTAACAACTCAATGGTGTTTATTGTTACAATGGTATTATTCTGAAACGTACGTTTacggacagcgtgataacttgtGACCATTGATGTCCCTTCACGTCCAAATTTAGTCAGTATAATTCTGTTAGGAAATCCGCTAATAAatttcgattgggaaaattttcttgtacatgtacatttgtacgaTGTGTTTGTAATGATAACACGTTAATGATAACAAATTGATAAAGACATTTAAGCATTAAATCTCCCCGCTGACCTTTTTTGGAAAGTATAGTGTGTTTTGTCTCTGCAATATAATGTCATCGGCACTGCGCTGTCtaatcactaccaaatcaaatgtaagacTACGCTGATCATGCGAGGTGGGCACtttaacacattttaatttttttaagagCAATGATGGCTAAAAcgtgtatttttaaaacatgctgaaattgtaacaaaacccgTTTTATGATCGAAACCTACGCTCAGTACGTGTTATAATGCCAAAACATACTGACTATCAGTTGGAAGGGGTTGAGTATAGAGGGAAGTGgtgtcctgaccccaagtgtGTGTGGAATTAAGTGGCGCCCAGCCTTACTTGATACCGGTGACGAGGTAGATGTTGCTATTTCAATTTATCCCCGCGCACACGTTCAACAGCGTAGAACTGTTTGAAGCCGACGTCATAGCCGTAATACATATGATGCACAATTACGACGTGTTTAATGACGATTAATATTTAAACTGTGTCTGCAAATAGTGTTTGTATATCGTAAACTATAAGTTTAATGCAGTTattcagatacatgtatatactagcAGCTGGTAAGGAAGATGTTTTGGATTGGAAAGAAGCATAGGTTACAATATCATACGAGAATTGATCCAAGACGTCACTTCGTAAACGTACTTGTTTACTCCAGGAATAATACGTTATGTACAACACTTGTTAGTTcaaccttttaaaatatgttaaactgTCAGTCTCCGACCTAGATTCAAACGCTTCTCTCGAAAAATGGTCAACTGCGGATGCGACAAGAGTTTCATTTCAGCAGGCACAAAAGCACGTGCGTTCTATATCATAACTTGTAAGTTTCGTTAATGTTAAAATGCAATGAGATGTTCACATAGTTTTGCCACATTAACAAAAGATTCAAAAATATACTGATCGACGGAAGTAACGATGTTTCTTATGTTCCTTTGTTTTGTTGGTTACTGAAATGGCGGTAGTCGGTCGGATGCAAAGaactaatttacaaaataattcacaAAGCATGATTTACCAAGTCCGGATTCATTATCACGACTCGGCTGTTAGTTTCTTACCATATGCCTTCACTGTTTTGTGTATACCTGTGTTCTGAATTGGAAATTGTCCATCTACTTCCCACGTTGCGAATGGCAGctcaaataaaatttcaaagtttgacttttcaaaaattttctgagaaaaaatgGATGAACCCTCTACTTTCACGCACACCGGACCACTTCTAAAATTTCGTATCATTTCAATAGCTGCGTTGACCATCTGTGTTGCAATGCCACGCCTTTTGTATTTGTCCGCCACTGCGAGTCCGAGAAGGTGAAATGTTTCCGTTATACCAAAATGTTCGAAGAAATCCGACTGTTCGTCACAGTAAACACAATAACGAATCAGTTCCTTATATGCCGGTGTTTGAATTGCACCTAACTCTATCTTATCGTCAAGCTGTGCGATATCAATTATTTGGAAGGCCATTGGTTCGCCGGTTTCGTCATTTAAGAACATCAAAGACAGATTGAGTTGTAATGTCTTTAACCAGAACTTCTCTACCTCTTGGTTCCAAGGCACACCTAAGGCTACATGCGAAGGTTCATGAGTAATGAAATGTTCTAGAGCAAACTTCAAGGCGGCATCGTAGTATTCCTCCGTGATAAGTACAAGTTTGACACCTGGAACACTGATCTTTGAACATGCTTTTTCGAAAGCCTAAAGATAAAAACAGCACGGGGTTAATAAATAGATCTTAAGGTATTCCACATCTTTGCTAACTTTAATCTTAAATACACTCGCATATGTTTTGCTAAAAATAACTTACgaacattttttataatattgcGCTAGTCTTTTTGTATGTAATTATATCATCTACtaaagcaataaaataaaataacctcTCGCTTTTTATCCATTGTCAAGCTTTAATCACTACCAATCGATATTTCTGCATATTAAACCAGTTTAAATAGAGACAatgattaaaagtatttaaaacagtAAAGTGACATACTATTAAGATATATCATAGTGTGATACATAGCCAAAACACTGATTTACATTGGACGGGTCTAGTatagtatggtggctgattcTGCCATTGCGTTTATCGCACCGCTTCGACTACCCGCCGAGCAAAATACGAgaatttaacaattaaaatggCGGGACGCGGACAACACTGCTTTTAGAGGGGCGCG encodes:
- the LOC123552437 gene encoding uncharacterized protein LOC123552437, whose product is MDKKREAFEKACSKISVPGVKLVLITEEYYDAALKFALEHFITHEPSHVALGVPWNQEVEKFWLKTLQLNLSLMFLNDETGEPMAFQIIDIAQLDDKIELGAIQTPAYKELIRYCVYCDEQSDFFEHFGITETFHLLGLAVADKYKRRGIATQMVNAAIEMIRNFRSGPVCVKVEGSSIFSQKIFEKSNFEILFELPFATWEVDGQFPIQNTGIHKTVKAYGIKENSGRISFSRR